The following are from one region of the Cloacibacterium sp. TD35 genome:
- the dnaK gene encoding molecular chaperone DnaK, with protein sequence MSKIIGIDLGTTNSCVAVMEGKDPVVIPNAEGKRTTPSIVAFTEDGERKVGDPAKRQAVTNPTKTVYSIKRFIGTQFSKDKEEISRVPYPVVAGPNDTIKVKVDDREYTAQEISAMILQKMKKTAEDFLGQEVTRAVITVPAYFNDAQRQATKEAGEIAGLKVERIINEPTAAALAYGLDKVGKKDLNVVVFDCGGGTHDVSVLEMYEVDGNASFEVKATDGDTHLGGDDFDNVIIDWMADEFKSEEGVDLKSDAIALQRLKEAAEKAKIELSSSTQTEINLPYITATATGPKHLVKTLTRAKFEQLAHDLIQRTIEPCKTALRNAGMSTSDIDEIILVGGSTRIPAIQEAVEKFFGKSPSKGVNPDEVVAIGAAIQGGVLTGDVKDVLLLDVTPLSLGIETMGSVFTKLIEANTTIPTKKSEVFSTASDNQPAVTIRVGQGERPMFNDNKEIGRFDLVDIPPAPRGVPQIEVTFDIDANGILHVSAKDKGTGKEQSIKIQASSGLSDAEIERMKKEAEENAAADAKRKEDVETINKADGMIFQTEKQLKEFGEKLSADKKAAIEAAHAELKTAYETKDADAIKPKLEALDAAWMAASEELYKATQEAQPQQESAGANVQDADFEEVK encoded by the coding sequence ATGAGCAAAATTATCGGAATTGATTTAGGTACGACCAACTCTTGCGTTGCGGTAATGGAAGGTAAAGATCCTGTAGTTATCCCAAATGCAGAAGGTAAAAGAACCACACCATCTATTGTAGCATTTACAGAAGATGGAGAAAGAAAAGTGGGTGATCCTGCAAAAAGACAAGCAGTAACTAATCCTACTAAAACCGTTTATTCTATCAAGAGATTTATCGGAACACAGTTTTCTAAAGATAAAGAAGAAATTTCTAGAGTTCCATATCCTGTTGTAGCAGGTCCTAATGATACCATAAAAGTAAAAGTAGACGATAGAGAATATACAGCACAAGAAATTTCTGCAATGATTCTTCAGAAAATGAAGAAAACAGCTGAAGATTTCTTAGGGCAAGAAGTAACCAGAGCGGTAATTACGGTTCCTGCTTACTTTAACGATGCACAGAGACAAGCGACTAAAGAAGCTGGTGAAATTGCAGGTCTTAAAGTAGAAAGAATCATCAACGAACCTACTGCTGCAGCTTTAGCTTACGGTTTAGATAAAGTAGGCAAGAAAGACCTAAATGTAGTGGTTTTCGACTGTGGTGGTGGTACCCATGACGTTTCTGTACTAGAAATGTACGAAGTAGATGGTAACGCATCTTTCGAAGTAAAAGCAACTGATGGTGATACACACCTTGGTGGTGACGACTTTGATAACGTAATCATCGACTGGATGGCAGATGAATTCAAATCTGAAGAAGGGGTAGATTTAAAATCTGATGCAATTGCACTTCAACGTTTAAAAGAAGCTGCTGAAAAAGCAAAAATTGAATTGTCTTCTTCTACTCAAACTGAAATCAATTTACCATATATCACTGCTACTGCAACTGGTCCTAAACACTTAGTGAAAACATTGACCAGAGCTAAATTTGAGCAACTAGCACATGATTTAATCCAAAGAACCATCGAACCATGTAAAACGGCTCTTAGAAATGCTGGAATGAGCACTTCTGATATTGATGAAATCATCTTAGTAGGTGGTTCTACCAGAATTCCTGCAATTCAAGAAGCAGTAGAAAAATTCTTCGGAAAATCGCCTTCAAAAGGAGTAAATCCAGACGAAGTAGTAGCAATTGGTGCTGCAATTCAAGGGGGAGTTTTAACAGGTGATGTAAAAGACGTTCTTTTATTAGACGTAACTCCGCTTTCTTTAGGTATCGAAACTATGGGTTCAGTTTTCACTAAATTAATTGAAGCGAATACTACCATTCCTACTAAAAAGTCTGAAGTTTTCTCTACTGCAAGCGATAATCAGCCTGCGGTAACCATCAGAGTAGGACAAGGGGAAAGACCAATGTTTAATGATAACAAAGAAATTGGTAGATTTGATTTAGTAGATATTCCACCTGCACCAAGAGGAGTTCCACAAATTGAGGTAACTTTTGATATCGATGCAAACGGTATTCTACACGTTTCTGCTAAAGATAAAGGAACTGGTAAAGAGCAATCTATCAAAATCCAAGCATCTTCTGGACTTTCTGATGCAGAAATCGAAAGAATGAAAAAAGAAGCAGAAGAAAATGCAGCAGCAGATGCGAAGAGAAAAGAAGATGTAGAAACCATCAATAAAGCAGATGGAATGATTTTCCAAACTGAAAAACAATTAAAAGAATTTGGAGAAAAATTATCTGCAGATAAAAAAGCAGCAATCGAAG